TGAAACCCTGAGAGTTACTTGATGAGGCGCCAGTTCAGCGGATAGCGGTAGGTCTCGTGCTTGTTGGCCTTGATGGCAGCTTGAATGCAGAAGATCAGGGCGATGACCCAGACCGCGAAGCCTGTGATCAGGCCCAGGCCAAAGACGGGGATGAGGATGGTCGAGGCGACGTAGCCGATGGTGACCAAGATCGAGAAGTTGAGGGCTTCCTTCGCCTCAGTGTCAACGAATGCGCTGCGGTCCTTGCCGACGAGCCAGAAGATCAGCGGGGGGAGGAATCCGAAAAGGATGATCCCCGCGTGGCTGAGGGTCGCGTAGAGCCGCTCGTCGGACTCGCTGAGCGGGGC
The Demequina sp. TMPB413 DNA segment above includes these coding regions:
- a CDS encoding DUF4870 domain-containing protein → MTETPPPAAAAPLSESDERLYATLSHAGIILFGFLPPLIFWLVGKDRSAFVDTEAKEALNFSILVTIGYVASTILIPVFGLGLITGFAVWVIALIFCIQAAIKANKHETYRYPLNWRLIK